A window of Synechococcus sp. WH 8109 genomic DNA:
TCCCCACGTGCGATTCTTTGGGCTGATAATGCCAATCAAAAGATCCAGCCTTGGTTTGATCGCTAAGTAATAAAAACCACCCGGTACAGCCATTAATGGATGGTGGACCATCGCATAGATCTTCTTTTCTTTTAGGCTTAGGTTTTGAAATTCTTCTAGGCTTAGAAAATCAGCGACCCCCCGATACCTCTGCCAATCACCATTGGTTTTATGATGATAAGCATGATCAACTGACCAAGAGAGCTGCGGGACCGCATTGACAACACCCAAGAGGAATCCAAAGATTCGATTCAGTGTTTGGTTCTCGAATAGTGATCCATGACCGCAATCATGCATTAATGAAAAACTTCTTAGTGAAAAAAGACTTAGAGTGATCAAAAAAGGTGGTGTCAACCAGAAAGATATTTCTGCTGCTTGAAGCATTGCCCACCACAACAGTAGGTAGGGGATCAGTGTTTGACTAATCTGGCCGAAAGCTTTTCGATTGCTGCGTGAAGTAAAGGGCTTCAGACAGAAATCTTGGTAAGACGGTGATTCCATTGAGCGTCGTTCCGAGAGTTCAAATTCATCGCGGCAGCAGAACAGATGTCGCAGGGCTTCCTCACGGCCTAAATTGCTCAACCAGCAGAAGATGCAGTGGCAACCTAGTCGGCGCAGAGCAAGAAGTTGAGTTGGCCACCCACAGCTGACGGGTCAATCCAACTAGAACATGTAAAAGGACGCTCTTATGAGGGGTCTCCCTGATGGAGGAGGCTCCAATGGCTGAACGTTCAATGCGAAGCCGGCTCACCTACAGCGGTGCTACAAGCCGAACCTATGCAGAGTCTTTGCATTGGGGCATTAGATGGGAAGGGCTACGCAGCAAATGGTTCAGCCGCTATGGGCGCTGGGCTGAAGCAGAAGAGTGCCTGGCCCGCCTTGACTTCCTTGAGCGGGAATACGCGGGGGAGGTGAAGCAGGGCTGCGAGTAGCGATTAGCAGCCTCAGTCAGCGATAACTGTGGTTAATGTTTCTTAACATCGCATTGAAGAGGCAGTGATCGCAGGTCTTTTCCCAATCGCTTACGCAGCTGTCTTGACGTGCTTGCTACTGCAGGCTTTTCGGATGATGAGCCCATCGTCGGCCTCTAAACCCGGCACATCGAACGACCGAACAGGTCTCAAAACCACACACCCAGAACTGCTTGATGAGAACGGTGAGGTGACTAACGAAGAGCTTTGGGCTGTTCGCTTCTCGGACGAAGGCTTGGTTCTCCCTGAGGCATGAACATCGAATTCTGGATTCAGCCAGTAGGGTCGGCTGACTCTCAGGTCGGCCTCACGTGAATCGTCACCCGTATCTGGCCTTTTTTGGCGGCACCGTGATCATCGCAATCATGGTTATGGCTGCTTTCGCCAACGTCGCCAACGCTGGCGGTTGCTCCTTCAGCAAGTCCAAATCAGCCGAAGCAACAACTGAAGAGATCAAAGGCACAGGCGATAAAAAGGCTGAGGTTGAAGCCTGATGACCGACTATTCATCAGCAATCACTGCACTCATCATCGTGACCGTGGTGATCTCTGCGGCAGTCGTTTACGTCCTGGCTCAGCCCACTGACCTGCCTAGATACAAGGAGAACGATCCGAGATCTAAGGAGGACGACCGCTGAACGTCGATCACGTTGCGCGTTGAGTAACTCCATGCCACAGGCGAGACATCCCGCCGACGTAGCCAGAGGGTGATGGGGATCAACCGAAAGGATTAGCGACCTCGGAGACACCTCCGGGGTTTCTTTTTGGGGAATGGCCTCCAACCAAAGATCTAGCTAAGGGTTGAGTCCAACCAACCCGATCTAGATGACCTCTGGATATCCCGAAATAACGGAGCAGGATCCCTTGGTACCCATGCAGTCTGGGGGTCACCGGGAAAGACTCGCCAAGTTCGTTAGCGAGTTGTGGGCACAACGCCGCCACGTCGTCGAGACTCGGCGCCGAATCGATAAGAGATTCGCGGATGAGAACGACTGGTTTGTCCGCAAAGACACTGAACTCTTTGACTGAACTCCTATCCGGCCAACTGAGAGCTCAAGCGGAGAGCAGCTCCTAGTACCCACCCGCTTAGGAGTAGGACAAGCAGGACGTAGAGGGACCGAATGGACAGCTGATGCTCCGCAGGATCCTCCCCTGATAAAGGATCCCAAGGTCCTTGTCGAGGTGAACCAGTCATTGGTCCCACCCACCTACGTCAATGATGCTCTTTGCTGCTCTTGCATCCGTTGTGATCGCCACCTGCTACGACGGCGATACCTGCACCACGACAACCGGAGAGAGGGTTCGACTCGCCTGCATCGACACCCCTGAGCTAATTGGGAAGAGAGCTGAGCCAGTGCCAGCCAGAGCTGCTCGAGACCATCTGAGAGATCTTGTGGTGGGCAAGAAGGTTGGAATCCGTCGGATCACCAAGGACCGCTACGGACGAACGGTGGTGGAGTTGCTCCTAGGGACGACAAACGTTCAGCAAGAGATGGTCGTCAGTGGCCACGCAGAGATCTATTGGAGGTATCGCGATCAATGTCCTTGGACAGAGGGTTGGTAATTGGACCGGCGTCATCAGCAAAATGACGACATGAAACGACTAC
This region includes:
- a CDS encoding fatty acid desaturase is translated as MSNLGREEALRHLFCCRDEFELSERRSMESPSYQDFCLKPFTSRSNRKAFGQISQTLIPYLLLWWAMLQAAEISFWLTPPFLITLSLFSLRSFSLMHDCGHGSLFENQTLNRIFGFLLGVVNAVPQLSWSVDHAYHHKTNGDWQRYRGVADFLSLEEFQNLSLKEKKIYAMVHHPLMAVPGGFYYLAIKPRLDLLIGIISPKNRTWGSREEFADLCLSNFFSLTAVICFGWCLGFGLFLSLYSIIICMTASSLIYVFYVQHIFENSYANPSHGWSPMRGALEGSSLLVLPPLLQWFTANIGFHNIHHLCEKIPNYNLEACHRRNENLLKNVPVLRLTDIFSCSKYLLWDSDNATLVAIPSPN
- a CDS encoding DUF2973 domain-containing protein; translated protein: MSPSSASKPGTSNDRTGLKTTHPELLDENGEVTNEELWAVRFSDEGLVLPEA
- a CDS encoding thermonuclease family protein; the protein is MLFAALASVVIATCYDGDTCTTTTGERVRLACIDTPELIGKRAEPVPARAARDHLRDLVVGKKVGIRRITKDRYGRTVVELLLGTTNVQQEMVVSGHAEIYWRYRDQCPWTEGW